The Impatiens glandulifera chromosome 8, dImpGla2.1, whole genome shotgun sequence genome includes a window with the following:
- the LOC124911130 gene encoding CRIB domain-containing protein RIC10-like has translation MATKIKGIRKGFKYISQIFVVKDRELDIGYPTDVKHVSHIGWDGSTGNAPGWMNEFKTSSDFSTTSIGNIHELRGGSSSIISSTWASQDFESMDSQPLADIFKDTPPMDMPNIPKKQKRKKSKSSSSSSTSTSASSSRSSRATAKLKAKFVDETGRQENRDVVL, from the exons ATGGCAACCAAAATCAAAGGGATCCGTAaaggatttaaatatatatcacaaaTCTTTG TTGTGAAGGATCGTGAGTTAGATATTGGGTATCCAACAGACGTGAAACATGTGTCACATATTGGCTGGGATGGATCCACTGGTAATGCTCCCGGTTGG aTGAACGAATTCAAGACATCGTCTGATTTCTCGACAACCTCCATAGGCAACATTCATGAGCTAAGAGGCGGTTCTAGTTCCATAATCTCGTCAACATGGGCGTCTCAAg ATTTTGAATCCATGGACAGCCAACCATTAGCTGATATATTCAAAGACACGCCACCAATGGATATGCCAAATATTCCTAAGAAGCAAAAACGGAAGAAATCGAAGTCAAGTTCCTCATCGTCGACGTCTACATCCGCATCTTCGTCAAGATCGTCTCGAGCAACTGCAAAATTGAAGGCTAAATTCGTCGATGAAACTGGCAGACAAGAAAACAGAGATGTTGTGTTATAA